The following is a genomic window from Choloepus didactylus isolate mChoDid1 chromosome 5, mChoDid1.pri, whole genome shotgun sequence.
catcacaagcaaagagatccaatcagtcatcaaaaatcttcccacaaataaatgcccagggccagatggcttcacaggggaattctaccaaactttccagaaagaactgacaccaatcttactcaaactctttcaaaacattgaaaaaaatggaacactacctaactcattttatgaagctaacatcaatctaataccaaaaccaggcaaagatgctacaaaaaaggaaaactaccggccaatctccctaatgaatatagatgcaaaaatcctcaacaaaatacttgcaaatcgaatccaaagacacattaaaaaaatcatacaccatgaccaagtggggttcattccaggcatgcaaggatggttcaacatcagaaaaacaatcaatgtattacaacacattaaaaactcgaaagggaaaaatcaattgatcatctcaatagatgctgaaaaagcatttgacaaaatccaacatccctttttgataaaaacacttcaaaaggtaggaattgaaggaaacttcctcaacatgataaagagcatatatgaaaaacccacagccagcatagtactcaatggtgagagactgaaagccttccctctaagatcaggaacaagacaaggatgcccgctgtcaccactgttattcaacattgtgctggaagtgctagccagggcaatccggcaagacaaagaaataaaaggcatccaaattggaaaagaagaagtaaaactgtcattgtttgcagatgatatgatcttatatctagaaaaccctgagaaatcaacgatacacctactagagctaataaacaaatttagcaaagtagcgggatacaagattaatgcacataagtcagtaatgtttctatatgctagaaatgaacaaactgaagagacactcaagaaaaagataccattttcaatagcaactaaaaaaatcaagtacctaggaatcaacttaaccaaagatgtaaaagacctatacaaagaaaactacataactctactaaaagaaatagaaggggaccttaaaagatggaaaaatattccatgttcatggataggaaggctaaatgtcattaagatgtcaattctacccaaactcatctacagattcaatgcaatcccaatcaaaattccaacaacctactttgcagacttggaaaagctagttatcaaatttatttggaaagggaagatgcctcgaattgctaaagacactctaaaaaagaaaaacgaagtgggaggacttacactccctgactttgaagcttattataaagccacagttgccaagacagcatggtactggcacaaagatagacatatagatcaatggaatcgaattgagaattcagagatagaccctcagatctatggccgactgatctttgataaggcccccaaagtcaccgaactgagccataatggtcttttcaacaaatggggctgggagagttggatatccatatccaaaagaatgaaagaggacccctacctcaccccctacacaaaaattaactcaaaatggaccaaagatctcaatataaaagaaagtaccataaaactcctagaagataatgtaggaaaacatcttcaagaccttgtattaggaggccacttcctagactttacacccaaagcacaagcaacaaaagagaaaatagataaatgggaactcctcaagcttagaagtttctgcacctcaaaggaatttctcaaaaaggtaaagaggcagccaactcaatgggaaaaaatttttggaaaccatgtatctgacaaaagactgatatcttgcatatacaaagaaatcctacaactcaacgacaatagtacagacagcccaattataaaatgggcaaaagatatgaaaagacagttctctgaagaggaaatacaaatgaccaagaaacacatgaaaaaatgttcagcttcactagctattagagagatgcaaattaagaccacaatgagataccatctaacaccggttagaatggctgccattaaacaaacaggaaactacaaatgctggaggggatgtggagaaattggaactcttattcattgttggtgggactgtataatggttcagccactctggaagtcagtctggcagttccttagaaaactagatatagagctaccattcgatccagcgattgcactcctcggtatatacccggaagatcggaaagcagtgacacgaacagatatctgcacgccaatgttcatagcagcattattcacaattgccaagagatggaaacaacccaaatgtccttcaacagatgagtggataaataaaatgtggtatatacacacgatggaatactacgcggcagtaagaaggaacgatctggtgaaacatatgacaacatggatgaaccttgaagacataatgctgagcgaaataagccaggcacaaaaagagaaatattatatgctaccactaatgtgaactttgaaaaatgtaaaacaaatggtttataatgtagaatgtaggggaactagcagtagagagcaattaaggaagggggaacaataatccaagaagaacagataagctatttaacgttctggggatgcccagaaatgactatggtctgttaatttctgatggttgtagtaagaacaagttcactgaaatgttgctatattatgtaactttcttggggtaaagtaggaacatgttggaagttaagcagttatcttaggttagttgtctttttcttactcccttgctatggtctctttgaaatgctcttttattgtatgtttgttttctttttaactttttttttcatacaggtgatttgaaaaaagaagggaaagttaaaaaaaaaaaaaaaaaaaaaaaaaaagatgtagtgcccccttgaggagcctgtggagaatgcaggggtattcgcctaccccacctccatggttgctaacatgaccacagacataggggactggtggtttgatgggttgagccctctaccataagttttacccttgggaagacggttgctgcaaaggagaggctaggcctccctgtatttgtgcctaagagtctcctcctgaatgcctctttgttgctcagatgtggccctctctctctggctaagccaacttgaaaggtgaaatcactgccctcccccctacgtgggatcagacacccagggaagtgaatctccctggcaacgtggaatatgactcccagggaggaatgtagacctggcaccgtgggacggagaacatcttcttgaccaaaagggggatgtgaaaggaaatgaaataagcttcagtggcagagagattccaaaaggagccgagaggtcactctggtgggcactcttatgcacactttagacaaccctttttaggttctaaagaattggggtagctggtggtggatacctgaaactatcaaactacaacccagaacccatgaatctcgaagacagttgtataaaaatgtagcttatgaggggtgacaatgggattgggaaagccataaggaccaaacaccactttgtctagtttatggatggatgtgtagaaaagtaggggaaggaaacaaacagacaaaggtacccagtgttcttttttacttcaattgctctttttcactctaattattattcttgttatttttgtgtgtgtgctaatgaaggtgtcagggattgatttaggtgatgaatgtacaactatgtaatggtactgtaaacaatcgaaagtacaatttgtcttgtatgactgcgtggtatgtgaatatatctcaataaaatgattaaaaaaaaaaaaaaaaaaaaaaaaaaaaaaaaaaaaagccaacccattcctggtatattgcattccagcagttttagcaaaccaaaacacacaaCTTTCTGGAAATGATTAGGATACGTAAATATAAcagaataaattaattttcttcagttttcaaaTTAAAGATGATTAGCAAATACAACCTTACTGCAAACTCTGCTTTCTCCACAACCAAGCCTATAAGGGAAGAAACTGGTGCCAGGAACACGTACTCCTAGCAAGCAAATACatcaaaattataattaatacAATTTTCAAACTAATAAAATTTGTAAGGAAAGGATTATGACAAAGCAAGAGAAATTACCAAATGGCAATTACCAAAAGGCCACATCAGGGTTTTCAGGTATGTCAAAAGTAATTTGGGGATATGTCCAATGATAGGCATATATAGAGCCCCATTGTTATATACCACCTCCCATCTCCAGAATTGCATAattaactttgaaaaataaaataacaacagaGAATATCAGGTTGTAAATATTATATTTCTCTCACTCACACACAATGTTGTATGAGACATTAACTAGTTTTAATATGTATCCATAGGATTAATACTCATATGGAGTAAAACAAGGAAAAGTGCAGAACTAAAGAAACAAGGCTATCTGAAAATAAAAGCACACATTTCTtaggatttaaaaatattgcacATAATAAGGTTGCACTGAAATTACCAGCTGTTTTTACAAACAGAATGAGGTAATAGTCGATCTCTAGATAAAGATAAATGCAAAGAAGAGGAACCACAAAACAAAATACGTAAATCCATATTAAGATCTAGAGTGCCAACAACTAAGAAAGATACGTGAAAAGATGTATAAAGTAGCTATGATTTCAACACTACAAAGGTATTAGCCAGGGACCAAATGTAACAATCTCTTGGCAATATTCCATAAAATTCCAACTGTCTTTCAGCCTAAATGACTAGGAACAATACAATTATATATCACAGTTTCACTGTAAAGAGGCATGGTGCTGTAGTAAATATCAAACCATCCCTTGACTTGTCtaactttaaataaatttaagtagaacaaatcaaaagaatttaaataatctCTCTGGATTTCTAAGTCTTTCAGTGGCAATTAATCACAATACTGCTCTCCTTTGCTAAATGATTATAGTTTCACGTACATTTAGTAATCCAAGTCAGAGATGGCTACAGAACATGCAATTTTGAATTAGTAAAGGTTTCACTGCAATAATCATTCAAGTTCACACAATTGAAATCTACAATAACTTTTAAAGTTTAATCTTTAAATATGTATCAGGCAAACTCAATCTTTTCTTGGTAATAAAACTGACCACATTAATGAGCTCAAGgacaggaagaggaaaaaaaacaggcaGATATTTATAATGTCATTTAAAACACACATGCGCACCTTTCCTAATCAGGGAAATTAATAATTAGCCATCTCTCTGCTAGCTGAGTATTGctgaatttttcaaaaacaatttaaataaactTAATAGCTATATCAAGTtgtttaaaataagtaaaatcatgCACTTGTCAAAAATAGGTCACAGAAAATTGTTTTGCATCAAAGATACTGAGGAAGAGTCCACTAGTTGGGTTTAGtgagaacagaaaaagaatgagCTACTGTCCAGAACAGTCAGTGTATGTAGTAACCATATTTCCTCTTCGTTGAGTGACAGTCCTGCAGTGCTTACTAGATCCGTGGAATCTATTTTCAGTCTGTACTGTATGACGATTGGTGGTGTCAAAGtcactaaaagaaaacattttctccatATCTTCAAACATGTCATCAAAAAGTCCACCTCCAAAAGAAAACTCCTGGAAATGATGCCTTTGTCTACTGGAACCATCCTGGCGTGTCTGGAAGTGATTTTCAAAATGCTTCTTAGATCGTGTGTTCTGGTTTTGACCAAAAAAACCAAAGTCTTTAAATAAGTCATCAAAATTGAAGTTAAATGACTGCTCGAAAGGACTTTCACTACCTCTTTGTCCTTTACCATTAGTAAAAGCACTGTGTCCAAGTGTATCATACTCTTTTCGCCTATTAGCATCTGAGAGTGTTTCATATgctgaaaggaataaaaatattttagtaactGAAATATTCAAAATTACGTATAATCAAACCTcttcaaataaatgaatttcaacTCTACATTCTAGGGAAGGATTTTGCATCACACCTAAAACcaattatataaacataaaaaatgaagttaaagtGAAAGTTATACAAAATACAGGGATATTTTGTCTTATTCCCTGCTAGATTATCAGCAATTAGCAAAATGCCTATCTGTACTAACCACCcaacaaatatctgttaaatgaattttACGATTATTACAAGTAAACACAGTGGGCAACAATTTCAGGCTTCTTTAAACCATTACTTGTATTAAAGAATTAAATTGTCAAATATAACCAACTTTTAGGAATGTAGATTTTGCAGTTCTTTACTAGTTGAAGTGAATGTTTAATTCCAACTCCCTACTCAATTACCTCTACCCACCATTAATTGCTCACTGTTCAGCTATATGTTTTAGAACCAgtcttaaataaaaatttgtttcatacttttcttcctttaaagaCAAATGTGGCACGGAAGTATAAATAAAGtatggggggtaggggtggacAAGGCATTTCTCAGcctattttgcttttttaaaaaaaaacttaaatctcCCTAGTTAGTAAAATACTATACTTCATAGTTTATAAGTCAGTTCTGGATACCCAAAGTTCATTTCCACATAGAAACAATAagcaattttataaataataaaagaatgaaataatacattttcaacatttttagaTCTGCTGACAACAAAATTATCCAttatcattcatccattcattcaatccaGAATCAAAGTATCTGTTATAAGAAAATAGTTTCAGTTCATCTCAATGTATTTAACTGTAGATCCCATTTCCCCTCCAACCATCACAAAACTTAAATACATACACACTTCTTAGTTATTGTTCACCTTTACTAGCTAATACATGTGAGACATGAGAGATAATAGTTCACTTATTTACCTTCTGCAATCTCCCTGAATTTTGCTTCAGCATCAGGGCTCTTATTTTTGTCAGGGTGGTACTTCATGGCTAATCTGTGAAAGGCCTTCTTGATTTGGCGCTCTGATGCCAATTTTGGCACACCTAAAATATCATAGTAACTTTTTGAGGCCAGAATTATTTCTGTTATCATTAAAATGCATATGGCAAAGATGAAAACCGACTGGGGAGTAGCCATTTCTAATATcctaaaaaagaaatggaaaaaatgttaACCATGGACCTAGTCttaccactttttttcttttaaaagaacccCAATGAACCTTTAGGATACAAAGTATATTTAATGCAATATGAAAATACTAGGCATACAGCATCTTGTACCTGTTGACATGTTATCTCATCTATATGTAGGTTTTATTACCCTCAATTTGGCTGTAACTTTCTTGAGAACAAATAGTTATCAAACAAACTGAGAATAAATCTTCCTTGGCTTTGCCTTTTACATTAATACTCTGGCCACACAGAGTAGACACAAAAATATTCACTAACTGATTTTTACCAGTTAATATTGAAGACCCATCATATGCAAACACTGCAGAAAGGGAGGAAAATCCAAATAATTGTTTAAAGGATTCCAATCTTAGTTTCAAGAATTCATATTCTGTGGGGATAAAAAAATATACTTAACttcatgagaaaaaaaagtgCATTACCAAGGTAAATAGCCCAGTATGTCTAACTGACAGTAATCTACTCTTCCTAACAAAGTAGCAACTTCAGctttcattttagaaagatgaGCCAAGGATTGCAAATAGAGGATCTTAATATCACACTACTGACACTGCAATAGAgtataatgttttgttttgttttgttttatgtaaaattcccaaatatttaacaaagaattatgggTAACTAAGTTATGTTTTAAACTCGTAATAGAATTCAAGATTTCTGCTAAGGCTGCCAGACAAATGAACTTTCATGGTTTGTACTTTGCATAAGTTAAATTCCTATTTTCAGACTTACCAGTAGTCACTAAAATATTCTTCCCAACTTAAGTTTAAAGATGTTTTAACTCAGAATTcaacacttttttgaaaatataatttaatgacTTAAGGTTCAAAACGAAGTGATCTTGTTTTTTGAATACTGTACCACAGGAGTCCTTAATAACCTATGATGACATAATAACAAGGCTGACGAAAGCACGCTATGGTTTGTGGAAACTTCCTGCCTTCCTCTCCTGTGGCCTTTTCTGAGCATAATTAGCAGGTGGATTATTTCTTTCCAGAGAATTACTCATAGTCACGGGTACCAAGGATCAAGTACAACCTCCAAGTTTAAAGAGAACATAAAGGGAGAGTGTCCTGCGGACGCTGCAACCACTGCAGGTTGTTCCCTAGTCAGGGCGCGAGTCTAAAACTGACAGGAAGTCACCTTGCTGGCTTAATAAACGTTATTCCACGGCCTGAAATTCAACATCTAATAATCTCTGGGTAGACTGACTTTTGTATCTTTCTGAATTCTCCTTGCCAAGAGGGTCCCGGCAGACCGCAGCCTGGGTGTCACTCCCGGGCGCCGGTAGCTTGCGGGGTTGGTCAGCCCAAAGGCGACGAGCGCGCGCCCTGCCTGTCCAGCCCCGCCATCCTAAGGCCCCGGGTCCGTCCTCGGGACTGACAGTCTGACTCCCGAGAAAGCCAGGGGCACCCCTCAAAATAAAAAACGCGCTACTCTATGGTCTGGCCATGCCTATTCCCTTCGTCAACACCATCAATCAAACCAAAAACTCTGCGGCAGGCCCCGGCCAAGGCCTCCGGGGATGTTCCAAGCCCGCCTCCCGCGACCCGGGCCTCTTCCCTCACCCGCACCCTCCGGCTCCAGCTGCTCCTCCACAGAAGCGCCGACGCTGGCGAGGCTGACGGTGGGCTCCGCACGGCTGCTCActcccagcccctcaccctgCGCGCCCTAATGCCGCGTGCACACCGACCTCCCGCTCCTCTGGCCCCCTCTGTCTCCCAGACTTCTCTCAGCCCCTTCCTTAGTGGCGGGCGACCGCTACCAGCGCCACCACCTCAGAAGACCTACACGAAACGTTTCCTCATTGGCCCCTGCCTACCCACCTGACCTTGGCGCCCGACGCGCACGTGGAATACTGTTGTTGCCGCTCAGGCTGTACGTCACTTCTGGCCCCAACCCCTCGAAAGGGCGGGACTGTGGCCCGCGGAAGAGGAAGTAAAGTGACAGTTGCGGCGCCTTTCCCCTCCGCCGGTCTTGGGCGCAGGCGCTGTGGCTCGGCTGCTTGGACCCACCGCCCCGCCTCAGCGAGAAAGTCTGGTCTGCTCTCCTTGCCGAGCCCGTCTTTCCCGGGGTGTCACCTGAGCGATGCCCCGCTACTGCGCGGCGATTTGCTGTAAGAACCGCCGGGGACGAAACGATAAAGACCGGAAGCTGAGTTTTTATCCGTAAGTTGTCCCTGGAGCAGATGCGTCAGCCTCCGCTGTGGGCCGCCGTCCTGTGGCGTTTGGAGTCGGAACTTGGGTATCTGCTCTGTACATTAGTTCTCCAGCTCACCGGGCGTGGTCGGTTTCCGCCCGTGGGAGGGCTTGACGGCGCGAGTTCAGATTACCTGGAATTATGAACGGTTTCTAGCTCAGGGCTCTTCCACTATTCATTTGTGCAGAGAACAGGGGATTAAATGCACTGCCGAATTACTAGTGCCACGAAGTATTTCCGTAAAATTGTAGAAGCACCCATTTTTATTCAGGAGAACAGGGGGACAGTTTTTCATAATAATTTATGAGAGTCCAGGCTGTAAGTCCAGGCTTAATGTGTTCAAATCTTCACTTTGTAGCTGAGTGACCTTCCACAAATTATTTACACTTCGTCGCCTCAGATCTTTCATCTATAAAGCACGGTCATTAATAGTACCTAATTTTGTCTCAGAGTGTTAATTAAAATCATAATCAGGAACTGGCGCACACAAAATGTTTCGAAAGCATGTAAATCAGCATacttaaaatattacatttttgcatttaaaaataattcttttagcTATAACCTACTTTTTGCTTCCTTTGAATTTTCACCACAGGTACCTTTTGAAGCCCATTTATTTTAGACTTGACACTCTCTCTCCTCTGATTAGCTGCTTCCCATTATCTTagacaaaagtgaaaagaacTGATAACCCCAATCATTCACACTGCATGGCAATATTTCCAGGAAGTCTCCTTTGAAACCCTTCCAGAAGATGCAAAGAGATATTAGGGGGTAGGAGGCGGAGGCcgcggtggtggtggtgaatactGGTCAATTAATTGAGAAATGCTAGTATATTAATCGTTTGGTTTCTGAGGTTTATAGTAAAGGATGATTGTGTTGAACTTGATGTTGCCTCATATTTCCCAGATTTATTTGGTTTTGgattgggggtggaggtggggcatAATCccagactaaaaaaaaattaattaatcttTGTGGGCCTCACAGTTACAATCTTTAAGGATGGGGGAGAAAAAAGTAGTGCCAGGTGAACTCAATTATAAAGATTTTTTCCCTCAAAATGTGACTTTAGTGAAAGtgggatttttaattttgatgggtctgttttatttccatatgtaatccacaaaataaaaatagaattatttttactCTCCTGATACCACCCAACAATGTACTGAATTGGTTCATGCCAACATTATAGCAATCTGAAGTGACACAGTGTTGAATTTTACCTGAACCCTTTGATCCTGGAAAACATCACAGATTAAGAAATCCCCCATCCTTTGTGTCACTAACCAAGATAGCCTTAACTTCTTAGCTTGACTAAACTTTTGACAGGCTTTTCCTGCTTCTAGGTCCTTGACCTCCCTCAAGTTGGCCCTTACAGAATCCAGATAAAACATGTTCCACCTGGCCTCAGCAGGAAACTCATAGATAACATCATGTAATGAACACACCCATTACTTGACCTCCCTCTCCAGAAG
Proteins encoded in this region:
- the DNAJB9 gene encoding dnaJ homolog subfamily B member 9, with product MATPQSVFIFAICILMITEIILASKSYYDILGVPKLASERQIKKAFHRLAMKYHPDKNKSPDAEAKFREIAEAYETLSDANRRKEYDTLGHSAFTNGKGQRGSESPFEQSFNFNFDDLFKDFGFFGQNQNTRSKKHFENHFQTRQDGSSRQRHHFQEFSFGGGLFDDMFEDMEKMFSFSDFDTTNRHTVQTENRFHGSSKHCRTVTQRRGNMVTTYTDCSGQ